A single genomic interval of halophilic archaeon DL31 harbors:
- a CDS encoding putative circadian clock protein, KaiC (KEGG: hbo:Hbor_07920 RecA-superfamily ATPase possibly involved in signal transduction~TIGRFAM: KaiC domain protein, AF_0351 family~PFAM: Circadian clock protein KaiC, central region) — MGSGSLVVPVSEEEEDWFERAMREAEGESDSESDAEAADSPSTAAGDDTEKADTEPATEQEASATEATEPTGTGDDEPVETDPFGGTESQAEPESDPFGGRSQAPSDPASDPFGGSDADSFGGSQDPFGGGGDFDDDDDALGGGGGFSEGEDSFGGSGEDGGPAFDEAELDSDIDRINVGIKGLDEMILGGIPKRSLMVTMGSAGTGKTTFGLQFLTEALENGDKAIYITLEESREAILSTAEEKGWPFREWNDEGQLAVVSMDPIEMANSLASIRNDISRLVEEYDADRLVLDSVSLLEMMYDHPAKRRSEVFDFARSLKRAGVTTMLTSEANSDDAYTSRYGIIEYLVDAVFILQYVRPSNFRETRLAVEIQKIRDANHSRETKPYEITNNGISVYRQANIF; from the coding sequence TGCGCGAGGCCGAGGGAGAGAGCGATAGCGAAAGCGATGCGGAGGCCGCCGACTCGCCGAGTACCGCGGCCGGCGACGACACAGAGAAAGCAGACACGGAGCCAGCAACGGAGCAGGAAGCATCAGCCACGGAGGCCACCGAACCAACGGGAACGGGTGACGACGAGCCGGTGGAGACCGATCCGTTCGGCGGCACCGAAAGCCAAGCAGAGCCTGAGAGCGATCCATTCGGCGGCCGGAGTCAAGCGCCGTCTGACCCCGCATCCGACCCCTTCGGTGGCAGCGATGCGGATTCGTTCGGTGGCTCGCAGGATCCGTTCGGCGGAGGCGGTGATTTCGACGACGACGATGACGCGCTCGGAGGTGGTGGCGGTTTTAGCGAGGGAGAAGACTCGTTCGGAGGCAGCGGTGAGGACGGTGGTCCAGCGTTCGACGAAGCGGAGTTGGACTCCGATATCGACCGCATCAACGTCGGAATCAAAGGGCTCGACGAGATGATTCTGGGTGGGATTCCAAAGCGCTCTCTGATGGTCACTATGGGCTCGGCTGGGACCGGGAAGACGACATTCGGCCTCCAGTTCCTGACCGAAGCACTCGAAAACGGCGACAAGGCGATCTACATCACCTTAGAGGAGTCCCGCGAGGCAATCCTCTCGACCGCCGAGGAGAAGGGGTGGCCGTTCCGGGAGTGGAACGACGAGGGGCAGCTGGCGGTTGTCTCGATGGACCCTATCGAGATGGCGAACTCACTGGCCTCGATCCGGAACGACATCTCCCGGCTGGTCGAGGAGTACGACGCCGACCGGCTGGTGCTTGACTCCGTCTCGCTACTGGAGATGATGTACGACCACCCGGCCAAGCGTCGCTCGGAGGTGTTCGATTTCGCGCGCTCGCTCAAGCGGGCGGGCGTGACGACGATGCTCACCTCCGAGGCAAACAGCGACGACGCCTACACCTCGCGGTACGGCATCATCGAGTATCTGGTCGACGCGGTGTTCATCCTCCAGTACGTCCGGCCCTCGAATTTCCGGGAGACCCGGCTGGCGGTCGAGATTCAGAAGATTCGAGACGCCAACCACTCCCGCGAGACCAAACCCTACGAGATTACCAACAACGGCATCTCGGTCTATCGGCAGGCGAACATTTTCTAA
- a CDS encoding hypothetical protein (KEGG: hma:rrnAC2576 hypothetical protein) yields MGNDITKRLFRRLFNRQFRPSDVAQQVVGGFLLAGPFVVTEEVWVLAGTMNNLQWAVVVAIVFAIGYGALYRADSGRDVEDETEVAGVPFRFVMLMLVSFGSVLTLAYSFAAPETFGAGPIQTAKAVSIGAVFSVVGAATADSLF; encoded by the coding sequence ATGGGCAACGACATCACGAAACGGCTGTTCCGGCGGCTGTTCAACCGCCAGTTCCGCCCCTCTGACGTGGCCCAACAGGTAGTGGGCGGTTTCCTGCTTGCCGGCCCGTTCGTCGTCACCGAGGAGGTGTGGGTACTCGCTGGGACGATGAACAACCTCCAGTGGGCTGTCGTCGTCGCCATCGTCTTCGCCATCGGCTACGGGGCGCTCTACCGCGCCGACAGCGGCCGCGACGTCGAGGACGAAACCGAGGTTGCGGGCGTGCCGTTCCGGTTCGTGATGCTGATGCTGGTCTCGTTCGGCTCGGTCCTGACGCTGGCGTACAGCTTCGCCGCGCCTGAGACGTTCGGCGCCGGGCCCATTCAGACGGCCAAGGCGGTCAGCATCGGTGCCGTTTTCTCTGTCGTTGGAGCGGCCACCGCCGACAGTCTGTTCTGA
- a CDS encoding GCN5-related N-acetyltransferase (PFAM: GCN5-related N-acetyltransferase~KEGG: hwa:HQ2711A acetyltransferase), translated as MSATVETRRDGRGEDRHEAAAWALKERIRREEGVLKQRRGFFRDAYRRGECRLLFVDEELAGFVTTRRDGYILFLAVSPAFRGEGYGEQLVAEVAREHDSVSCHARATNEDALSFYRHIGFETVRRIDGYYEDGGDAYYLKLGDDRSLSERLSDMVRR; from the coding sequence GTGAGTGCGACTGTCGAGACGCGCCGGGATGGCCGCGGTGAGGACCGTCACGAGGCAGCGGCCTGGGCGCTGAAAGAGCGAATCCGCAGGGAAGAGGGGGTGCTGAAGCAGCGACGCGGCTTCTTCCGTGACGCCTATCGCCGTGGGGAGTGCCGGCTGCTGTTCGTCGACGAGGAGCTCGCGGGCTTTGTCACCACTCGCCGCGACGGCTATATCCTCTTTCTCGCCGTTTCGCCGGCGTTCCGGGGCGAAGGCTACGGCGAGCAGTTGGTCGCAGAAGTCGCCCGCGAACACGATTCGGTGAGCTGTCACGCCCGTGCGACCAACGAGGACGCCCTGTCGTTCTACCGCCACATCGGCTTCGAGACGGTTCGTCGTATCGACGGCTACTACGAGGACGGCGGTGACGCCTACTATCTCAAACTGGGTGACGACCGCTCGCTCTCAGAGCGGCTCTCGGATATGGTTCGCCGCTGA